A single window of Colletotrichum destructivum chromosome 9, complete sequence DNA harbors:
- a CDS encoding Putative U1 small nuclear ribonucleoprotein C: MRGSLALGTHVRRQPYNFLRCGVRRARAAAICHRSCLLLANATSLFTRNKAIHRGTILLFPASQVPCQTTSLSSPGESPAKMPKCKFFCDYCDVYLTHDSMSVRKAHNSGRNHLRNVVDYYQQIGHEKAQSVIDSITSSYAAEGQAHNNPMLPQNQPGQAFPPPFPFPGGIPPPFPGMPAGAPPFPQGMIPPPGPGGRGMPPMPPFAPGPNGSPMPPGGLPFPPPGGLPAGLPFPPPGAPGGLPPNFQFPGMPPPGAGGFPPGPPGPFPPGGGPPGRDQR; the protein is encoded by the exons ATGAGGGGCAGCCTCGCTCTTGGCACTCAcgtgcggcggcagccttaCAACTTTTTGAGGTGTGGCGTCCGTCGCGCGCGCGCTGCAGCGATCTGCCACAGGTCATGCCTTCTCCTTGCGAATGCGACGAGCCTCTTTACACGGAACAAGGCGATACATCGAGGAACAATACTTTTGTTTCCTGCATCTCAAGTGCCGTGTCAAACAACTTCACTGTCCTCTCCTGGAGAGTCACCCGCCAAGATGCCCAAGTGTAAGT TCTTCT GTGACTACTGCGATGTCTACCTGACCCACGACTCTATGAGCGTGCGAAAGGCGCACAACAGCGGTCGAAACCACCTGCGCAACGTCGTCGACTACTACCAAC AAATCGGCCACGAAAAAGCGCAGTCCGTCATTGACTCCATCACCTCATCATACGCTGCCGAAGGCCAGGCACACAACAACCCTATGCTGCCGCAAAACCAGCCGGGGCAGGCCttcccgccccccttccccttccccggAG GTATCCCACCCCCATTCCCCGGTATGCCCGCCGGCGCGCCTCCTTTCCCCCAGGGCATGATCCCAC CTCCTGGTCCAGGCGGCCGCGGAATGCCGCCCATGCCCCCCTTCGCCCCGGGCCCCAACGGCTCGCCCATGCCTCCTGGCGgtctccccttccctccgcCAGGTGGCCTCCCGGCCGGCTTGCCGTTTCCCCCTCCCGGCGCACCGGGTGGCCTTCCACCTAACTTCCAGTTCCCTggcatgccgccgccaggtGCTGGCGGATTTCCGCCCGGCCCTCCTGGGCCGTTTCCCCCTGGTGGTGGACCCCCGGGACGTGACCAGCGGTAA